One segment of Tenrec ecaudatus isolate mTenEca1 chromosome 1, mTenEca1.hap1, whole genome shotgun sequence DNA contains the following:
- the ZSCAN23 gene encoding zinc finger and SCAN domain-containing protein 23 has protein sequence MATNVALQTPALQAGLRQVMVKEEDNQTCGQEPGLPRNNSHTREIFRRRFRQFCYQETPGPREALRRLQELCRQWLRPEIHTKEQILELLVLEQFLTILPRELQSWVREQQPESGEEAVTVLEDLERELDEPGDQVRTHAFERAQCRQQTATLGSAQEPSQAHTLEEQHQCALQEVAPIQEMDGKAGTWDVEEGPKKEAPKEMTRLVEVRGTVKADTPQGPESGDICDSEGKPEKQRTSSLVERPYVCGNCGKSFTQNSILIEHQRTHTGEKPYECEECGRAFSQRSGLFQHQRLHTGEKRYQCNVCGKAFSQNAGLFHHLRIHTGEKPYQCNQCSKSFSRRSVLIKHQKIHTGERPYECKECGKNFIYHCNLIQHRKVHPAAESS, from the exons ATGGCAACTAACGTGGCCCTTCAGACGCCAGCCTTGCAGGCAGGGCTTCGACAAGTGATGGTAAAGGAAGAAGACAACCAGACCTGTGGACAAGAACCTGGGCTGCCAAGAAATAACTCTCATACCAGAGAAATCTTTCGTCGACGCTTCAGGCAGttctgttatcaggagacacctggGCCCCGGGAAGCTCTTCGAAGACTCCAGGAGCTCTGCCGGCAGTGGCTGAGACCAGAGATTCACACCAAGGAGCAgatcttggagctgctggtgctggAGCAGTTCCTGACCATCCTGCCCAGAGAGCTACAGAGCTGGGTGCGGGAGCAGCAGCCAGAGAGTGGGGAGGAGGCGGTGACTGTGCTGGAGGATTTGGAGAGAGAGCTGGATGAGCCAGGAGACCAG GTCCGCACTCATGCTTTTGAACGGGCACAATGCAGGCAGCAGACGGCAACTCTCGGATCAGCCCAGGAGCCATCACAGGCCCACACTCTGGAAGAGCAGCATCAGTGTGCCTTGCAGGAGGTGGCACCGATTCAGGAGATGG ATGGCAAGGCTGGAACTTGGGATGTGGAGGAAGGGCCAAAGAAGGAGGCTCCTAAAGAAATGACACGCCTGGTAGAAGTCCGGGGAACAGTGAAGGCTGATACCCCTCAGGGCCCTGAGTCTGGGGACATCTGTGACAGCGAAGGCAAACCGGAAAAGCAGCGGACGAGCTCCTTAGTGGAGCGACCCTATGTGTGTGGCAACTGTGGGAAAAGTTTCACCCAGAACTCCATCCTTATCGAGCACCAAAGAACACATACAGGCGAGAAGCCTTATGAATGTGAGGAGTGTGGGCGGGCCTTCAGCCAGCGCTCCGGCCTGTTTCAGCATCAGAGACTCCACACTGGGGAGAAGCGCTACCAGTGCAATGTTTGTGGCAAAGCCTTCAGCCAGAATGCCGGCCTTTTCCATCACCTCAGAATCCACACCGGGGAAAAACCTTACCAGTGCAATCAGTGCAGTAAAAGTTTTAGCCGGCGGTCTGTCCTCATTAAGCATCAGAAAATTCACACCGGAGAGAGACCGTATGAATGCAAAGAGTGTGGCAAGAACTTCATTTACCATTGTAACCTCATCCAGCATCGGAAAGTCCACCCTGCAGCCGAATCCAGCTAG